In one window of Malassezia japonica chromosome 9, complete sequence DNA:
- the GFA1 gene encoding glutamine--fructose-6-phosphate transaminase (isomerizing) (EggNog:ENOG503NUR2; COG:M; BUSCO:EOG09260SRF; MEROPS:MER0012158), with protein sequence MCGIFAYVNYLVEKDRRTIIDTLLNAQARLEYRGYDSAGLTVDGDTDKDVLIFKQVGKVKALREHINESPVDFSRTFLSHAGMAHTRWATHGPPSPLNCHPHRSDPKGEFTLVHNGIITNYRELKLVLEKKGYKFETDTDTEAVVVLVKYFWDSYPENRKPDFHTVVRCAIKELEGAFSFVFKSVHFPGEIVVARRGSPLLIGVKTEKKLKVDFVDVQLGNQSDADGYGNEPNLNNPPSFEQGGIQAVQNPGSIDKLIRSQSRAFLSEDGLPQPIEYFVASDASAVIEHTKRVLYLEDDDIAHIADGELHIHRLRRNDGLSTTRSIETLEMELAEIMKGQFDHFMQKEIYEQPESVVNTMRGRVNFDSRHVKLGGLTQYLSTIRRCRRIVFIACGTSYHSCLATRAIFEELTEIPISIELASDFLDRKSPIFRDDVCVFVSQSGETADTILAMRYCLARGALCVGIVNTVGSTISRETHCGVHINAGPEIGVASTKAYTSQYIALIMMAVQLSEDRLSMTERRNEIIDGLHALPEQIRTVLNHDKMYQDLAYNVLAREKSLLIMGRGYQHATCLEGALKIKEVCYMHSEGILAGELKHGPLALIDESMAVILVMTKDSLYPKVQTALSQVIARSGRPIIICNEDDTNVTEDGRAIRVPQTVDCLQGLLTVVPLQLLSYHLATACGVDVDFPRNLAKSVTVE encoded by the exons ATG TGTGGTATTTTCGCCTACGTCAACTACCTTGTGGAAAAG GACCGCCGCACGATCATCGATACCCTGTTGAACGCGCAGGCCCGCCTTGAGTACCGTGGGTATGATAGCGCTGGTCTCACCGTCGACGGTGACACCGACAAGGATGTCCTGATCTTCAAGCAGGTCGGCAAGGTCAAGGCTCTCCGTGAGCACATCAACGAGTCCCCCGTGGACTTTAGCCGCACTTTCCTTTCGCATGCCGGTATGGCCCACACCCGTTGGGCGACCCACGGCCCCCCGTCGCCGCTCAACTGCCACCCCCACCGCAGCGACCCGAAGGGTGAGTTTACCCTTGTGCACAACGGTATCATTACCAACTACCGTGAGCTGaagctcgtcctcgagaaGAAGGGCTACAAGTTCGAGACCGACACCGACACTGAGGCGGTGGTCGTGCTCGTTAAGTACTTCTGGGACTCGTACCCCGAGAACCGCAAGCCCGACTTCCACACGGTCGTCCGCTGCGCCatcaaggagctcgagggtGCCTTCTCGTTCGTCTTCAAGTCGGTGCACTTCCCGGGCGAGATTGTGGTGgcccgccgcggctcgccgctcCTGATCGGTGTCAAGACCGAGAAGAAGCTCAAGGTCGACTTTGTCGATGTCCAGCTCGGCAACCAGTCGGACGCCGACGGCTACGGCAACGAGCCGAACCTGAACAACCCCCCGAGCTTTGAGCAGGGCGGCATCCAGGCCGTGCAGAACCCGGGCAGCATCGACAAGCTGATCCGCTCGCAGTCGCGCGCCTTCCTCTCGGAGGACGGTCTGCCCCAGCCGATCGAATACTTTGTGGCGTCGgacgcctcggcggtgaTTGAGCACACGAAGCGCGTGCTCTacctcgaggacgacgacatTGCCCACATCGCCGACGGTGAGCTGCACATtcaccgcctgcgccgcaacgACGGCCTGTCGACCACGCGTTCGATCGAGACCCTCGAGAtggagctcgccgagatcaTGAAGGGCCAGTTTGACCACTTTATGCAGAAGGAGATCTACGAGCAGCCCGAGTCGGTGGTCAACACCATGCGTGGCCGTGTCAACTTTGACTCGCGCCACGTCAAGCTCGGTGGCCTGACGCAGTATCTCTCGACCAttcgccgctgccgccgcatcgtcTTCATCGCATGCGGTACCTCGTACCACTCTTGCCTTGCTACCCGTGCCATCTTTGAGGAGCTCACCGAGATCCCCATCTCGATCGAGCTGGCGTCCGACTTCCTCGACCGCAAGTCGCCCATCTTCCGCGACGATGTGTGCGTCTTTGTGTCGCAGTCGGGTGAGACCGCCGACACGATCCTTGCCATGCGCTACTGTCTCGCCCGCGGTGCGCTCTGTGTGGGTATTGTCAACACCGTCGGCTCGACCatctcgcgcgagacgcaCTGCGGTGTGCACATCAACGCCGGCCCCGAGATCGGTGTCGCGTCGACCAAGGCATACACTTCGCAATACATCGCTCTGATCATGATGGCTGTGCAGCTCTCTGAGGACCGCCTGTCTATgaccgagcgccgcaacgaGATCATCGATGGCCTCCACGCTCTGCCCGAGCAGATCCGCACCGTGCTGAACCACGACAAGATGTACCAGGACCTCGCCTACAACGTGCTTGCCAGGGAGAAGTCGCTGCTCATCATGGGCCGTGGCTACCAGCACGCCACCTGTCTCGAGGGTGCGCTCAAGATCAAGGAGGTCTGCTACATGCACTCGGAGGGCATCCTCGCCGGTGAGCTCAAACACGGTCCGCTTGCGCTGATCGACGAGTCGATGGCCGTCATCCTCGTGATGACCAAGGACTCGCTGTACCCCAAGGTGCAGACCGCCCTGAGCCAGGTCATTGcccgcagcggccgccccATCATTATCTGCAACGAGGACGACACCAACGTGACCGAGGACGGGCGTGCAATCCGCGTGCCCCAAACTGTCGACTGTCTGCAGGGTCTCCTGACCGTCGTGCCGCTCCAGCTTCTTTCATACCACCTGGCCActgcgtgcggcgtcgacgtcgactTCCCCCGCAACCTGGCCAAGAGTGTGACCGTGGAGTAA
- the RPL28 gene encoding RNA helicase (EggNog:ENOG503P1S5; COG:J), protein MPTHLTKTRKHRGNVSAGHGRIGKHRKHPGGRGLAGGFHHHRTNFDKYHPGYFGKVGMRHYHLLRNPQHCPIINLDKIWTLVPAEARQGLTAQSTEVPVIDTLAAGYGKVLGKGRLPELPVIVKARWVSALAEKKIKAAGGVVKLVA, encoded by the coding sequence ATGCCCACTCATCTCACCAAGACAAGGAAGCACCGCGGCAATGTCTCCGCCGGTCACGGTCGTATCGGTAAGCACCGCAAGCACCCCGGTGGTCGCGGTCTTGCCGGTGGTTTCCACCACCACCGTACCAACTTCGACAAGTACCACCCTGGTTACTTCGGTAAGGTTGGTATGCGCCACTACCacctgctgcgcaaccCCCAGCACTGCCCTATCATCAACCTGGACAAGATCTGGACTCTTGTCCCGGCTGAGGCTCGCCAGGGTCTGACTGCCCAGTCGACCGAGGTTCCCGTCATTGACACCCTCGCTGCCGGCTACGGCAAGGTCCTCGGTAAGGGCCGTCTCCCTGAGCTGCCCGTGATCGTCAAGGCTCGCTGGGTCTCTGCTCTCGCCGAGAAGAAGATCAAGGCTGCCGGCGGTGTCGTGAAGCTCGTGGCGTAA
- the CHL1 gene encoding RNA helicase (COG:L; EggNog:ENOG503NWI3) → MQHSTSLALRVPGEGEDAEGRSRAFHFPYPVAYDIQLQLMEELFRAIEEGRAGVFESPTGTGKTLSLLCSAFTWMALHRKRAQVGVVEKGVDDQDTEPDWVVAHDQAKQREALEARHAEFREKLRAIRQRAKDEKRPEGRTDKKRQRLDTDGDESDSDFLVGDYDEQKRTTKDAAPQVPFVSDEVRAMMAAFETSVEKDTAPDEEPATTPKVYYASRTHSQLSQLIHELKRTAFGQGAADDPVRTVALGSRKQMCINADVQRVGATFGTEAMNERCLELMESGKSKKRCAYLPAQDAAGEAKMNAFRDHALADVRDIEDLVQLGKAMHTCPYFGARKSLAQAELVTLPYNLLLQQDARDALALDLDDAVVIIDEAHNLIDTILATYSIELSQAHIEQAAFQVNAYLSRFSMRLKGSNEEHLRTLQVLLAALQAFCASRSPGSETLTTAQLVSKLGGTVDQINFLRLEHWLKDTRIARKISGYADKLWLREHAGEAPSRHSKIHAMHLVESFLLALGDRARNGKVLVHARREGEAVRVHLKYVLLNPADAFQPLLDAARCVVLAGGTMEPISEFQRQLFGQIPPERFVKHSCGHIVPKENILGAIVHAGPKGLPFEFTHGAWENTALLDELGNALSNYSNIIPHGMVVFFPSYGSLNSTFAHWKKTGILERIGKRKRVFQEPTHAQDVDRVLQGYAAAIASPSPDSPKGAILFAVVNAKLSEGINFQDDLARCVVMIGLPFPNAKSPELVERMEYMRKLDTRAKPDLGRELYLNLCMRAVNQSMGRAIRHRADYSTFLLLDRRFARSEIASRMPKWIAGQTSSHERFGSSISALAGFYRSKRN, encoded by the exons ATGCAGCACTcgacgtcgctcgcgctgcgtgtgccgGGCGAGGGAGAGGATGCCGAGGGACGCTCACGCGCGTTTCATTTTCCGTACCCGGTCGCATATGATATCCAGCTGCAGCTCATGGAGGAGCTCTTTCGCGCGATCGAAGAGGGGCGCGCAGGCGTCTTTGAAAGCCCCACCGGCACC GGTAAAACGCTGAGCCTCTTGTGCAGCGCGTTTACATGGATGGCACTCCATCGCAAGCGCGCTCAAGTCGGCGTCGTGGAAAAGGGGGTCGACGACCAAGACACGGAGCCGGACTgggtcgtcgcgcacgaccaggccaagcagcgcgaggcgctcgaggcacgCCACGCCGAGTTTCGCGAAAAGCTCCGTGCGATCCGGCAGCGGGCCAAGGACGAGAAACGGCCCGAGGGGCGCACGGACAAGAAGCGACAGCGGCTCGAcaccgacggcgacgagtcCGACTCGGACTTTCTCGTGGGCGACTATGACGAGCAGAAACGGACCACGAAGGACGCGGCTCCGCAGGTCCCTTTCGtctcggacgaggtgcgtgccATGATGGCCGCGTTCGAGACGAGCGTGGAAAAGGACACGGCACCGGACGAAGagccggcgacgacgccaAAGGTGTACTACGCGAGCCGCACACACAGCCAGCTCTCGCAGCTGATCCACGAGCTGAAACGCACGGCGTTTGGGCagggcgccgccgacgaccccgtgcgcaccgtcgcgctcggcagcagGAAGCAAATGTGCATCAATGCCGAtgtccagcgcgtcggtgccACGTTTGGCACCGAGGCTATGAACGAGCGGTGCCTGGAGCTGATGGAGTCGGGCAAGTCCAAGAAGCGGTGTGCGTACCTTCCCGCACAggacgcggccggcgaggccAAAATGAATGCATTCCGCGACCACGCCTTG gcggacgtgcgcgatATCGAGGACCTCGTacagctcggcaaggcgaTGCATACGTGCCCGTACTTTGGCGCACGCAAGAGCCTTGCacaggccgagctcgtgaCGTTGCCATACAACCTCTTGCTCCAGCaggacgcgcgcgacgcgctcgcgctcgacctcgacgacgcggtggtcatcatcgacgaggcgcacaaCCTCATCGACACGATTCTCGCGACCTACTCGATCGAACTGTCGCAGGCGCACATTGAACAGGCTGCTTTTCAGGTCAATGCGTACCtgtcgcgcttctcgatGCGCCTCAAAGGCTCGAACGAGGAGcacctgcgcacgctccaggtcctccttgcggcgctgcaggcgttctgtgcgtcgcgctcgcccggCAGCGAGACGCTGACcaccgcgcagctcgtgtCCAAGCTGGGAGGAACGGTCGACCAAATCAAtttcctgcgcctcgagcattGGCTGAAAGACACGCGAATCGCACGCAAG ATTAGCGGCTATGCAGACAAGCTCTGGCTGCGTGAGCAtgccggcgaggcgccgtcgcggcacAGCAAGATCCATGCGATGCATCTCGTCGAGAGCTTTCTCCTGGCTctcggcgaccgtgcgcgCAACGGAAAAGTTCTCGTgcacgcacggcgcgagggcgaggcggtgcgtgtGCACCTCAAGTACGTCCTGCTGAACCCTGCCGATGCATTCCAGCCGCTGCTcgatgccgcgcgctgcgtcgtgcTGGCCGGAGGCACGATGGAGCCCATCTCCGAGTTCCAGCGCCAGCTCTTTGGCCAAATACCCCCGGAGCGCTTCGTAAAGCACTCGTGCGGGCACATTGTGCCGAAAGAAAATATCCTCGGCGCGATCGTGCACGCCGGCCCCAAAGGCCTCCCGTTCGAGTTTACGCACGGGGCATGGGAGAAtacggcgctgctcgacgagctcggtaACGCGCTCAGCAACTACAGCAACATTATTCCCCACGGCATGGTCGTCTTCTTTCCATCCTACGGCAGCCTCAACAGCACGTTTGCCCACTGGAAAAAGACGGGCATCCTCGAACGCATCGGCAAGCGAAAGCGCGTGTTTCAGGAGCCGACGCATGCCCAGgacgtcgaccgcgtccTGCAGGGCTACGCGGCGGCGATTGCCTCGCCCAGT CCGGACTCTCCCAAAGGTGCGATCCTCTTTGCTGTGGTCAACGCCAAACTTTCTGAAGGTATCAATTTCCAggacgacctcgcgcgctgcgtcgtgATGATCGGCCTCCCCTTCCCCAACGCCAAAAGCCCCGAACTGGTGGAGCGAATGGAGTACATGCGCAAACTCGATACCCGCGCCAAGCCCGACCTGGGCCGCGAACTATACCTCAACCTGTGCATGCGCGCCGTGAACCAGTCGATGGGCCGCGCGATCCGCCATCGCGCCGACTAT TCCACGTTCCTCCTGCTGGACCGCCGCTTTGCGCGCAGCGAGATTGCGTCGCGCATGCCCAAGTGGATTGCCGGCCAAACCAGCTCCCACGAGCGCTTCGGTAGCAGCATCAGTGCGCTTGCAGGCTTCTACCGTTCAAAGCGAAACTAA
- a CDS encoding uncharacterized protein (BUSCO:EOG09263CUQ; COG:S; EggNog:ENOG503NYJB): MAEMMEEKRVAGADARPADAATQPEHVDDQDTSTLAQDMNELDVNTQSADPSYLREELARVQEERDAFESQYNNLLEKLAHMRTTVGERLRQDAEELDRREQQIERLTSQVGDYESASVTLKDELVASNAENERMTEELDKLRGEMSKSVTLNDPADFDRLEARCRELQEIVDGQRVDLDRWESALMEERSWKEGLEAQVQRTESALQHAREREMELQSTVEQEKRVARQLQQALEEFQLAQERDVQRTVGEMQNQVDKAESELETYKLRLHDTEAQLNAAQEATSKCEALEREVKEKNLFIGKLRHEAVILNEHLTESLRQIRRESSEALVDRRLVTNLVLQFLSFPRADTKRFEVLKLMASVLQWDDEQREKAGLQRNQDRGGGYRLFGFGSSQKAPQSPAPSGGAGDEAAVTKRDGKDVNAEVYLIRHGEKIDDDHTGLSPRGEERADCVADLFSQGDLKVDAIITQDYKSNGKRIRPYDTVKGLADRLGLTIDHHCDRDDQDCAAKTISKAADNGAQKILVCWEHDALSDIAKAIGVKGLDYPSERFDLVWEIDNGKLTKQFSEECPNLDN; encoded by the exons ATGGCGGAGATGATGGAGGagaagcgcgtcgccggtgcGGATGCTCGCCCCGCCGACGCTGCCACGCAGCCGGAGCATGTTGATGACCAAGACACCTCGACGTTGGCCCAAGATATGAACGAATTGGACGTGAATACGCAGTCAGCCGACCCATCCTATCTACGTGAAGAGCTCGCGCGTGTCCAAGAGGAGCGCGATGCCTTTGAATCTCAATACAATAACCTCCTGGAGAAGTTGGCGCACATGCGGACcaccgtcggcgagcgcctgcgccaggacgccgaggagctcgatCGGAGAGAGCAGCAAATTGAGCGGCTTACCTCACAGGTCGGTGACTACGAATCTGCGTCAGTCACGCTCAAAGATGAGCTGGTCGCCTCGAATGCCGAGAACGAGCGCATgaccgaggagctcgacaagCTGCGGGGCGAGATGTCCAAGTCGGTCACACTCAACGATCCCGCCGACTTTGATcgtctcgaggcgcggtgccgcgagctgcaagAGATTGTGGATGGACAGCGTGTCGATCTGGACCGCTGGGAGAGCGCCCTGATGGAGGAGCGGTCGTGGAAAGAAGGGCTCGAGGCCCAGGTCCAGCGCACGGAAtccgcgctgcagcatgCCAGAGAGCGCGAGATGGAGCTGCAGAGCACCGTTGAGCAAGagaagcgcgtcgcgcgccagctgcagcaggcccTCGAAGAGTTCCAGCTAG CGCAAGAGCGCGATGTTCAGCGGACTGTCGGCGAGATGCAGAACCAAGTCGACAAGGCCGAGTCGGAGCTAGAGACCTACAAACTGCGTCTGCACGATACCGAGGCCCAGCTTaatgcggcgcaggaagcCACCAGCAAgtgcgaggcgctggagcgcgaggtgaAAGAGAAAAACCTATTTATCGGCAAGCTGCGGCACGAAGCCGTGATCCTCAACGAGCATCTCACAGAGTCCCTGCGCCAGATCCGGCGAGAgtcgtccgaggcgctcgtcgaccgccggCTGGTGACCAACCTCGTGCTGCAGTTCCTCTCCTTCCCTCGTGCAGATACCAAGCGCTTCGAGGTCCTGAAGCTCATGGCCTCCGTCCTCCAGTgggacgacgagcagcgcgaaaAGGCGGGCCTTCAGCGCAACCAggaccgcggcggcgggtACCGCCTCTTTGGCTTTGGGTCGTCCCAAAAGGCGCCGCAGTCTCCGGcgcccagcggcggcgcaggcgacgaG GCCGCCGTTACCAAGCGCGACGGCAAGGACGTCAACGCCGAGGTCTACCTCATCCGTCACGGTGAGAagatcgacgacgaccacACCGGTCTCTCGCCCCGCGGtgaggagcgtgccgacTGTGTCGCCGACCTCTTCTCGCAGGGTGACCTGAAGGTGGACGCCATCATCACCCAGGACTACAAGTCGAACGGCAAGCGCATCCGCCCCTACGACACCGTCAAgggcctcgccgaccgcctcggcctcacCATCGACCACCACTGCGACCGTGACGATCAGGACTGCGCCGCGAAGACCATCTCGAAGGCCGCCGACAACGGTGCGCAGAAGATCCTTGTCTGCTgggagcacgacgcgctctcgGACATTGCCAAGGCCATCGGCGTCAAGGGCCTCGACTACCCCTCGGAGCGCTTCGACCTTGTCTGGGAGATTGACAACGGCAAGCTCACCAAGCAGTTCTCGGAGGAGTGCCCCAACCTCGACAACTAA
- a CDS encoding uncharacterized protein (COG:S; EggNog:ENOG503P7S1) — MYESSGRGGTRGGQADFSWDVVREDKHRENYLGNSVAAPKGRWQQGRDIQWYNRDASVKDKEAAAEKRRKELLEVKQAEQDAMNEVLGGALSGAPSVGSALAEGSHDAPARTGANAAPIDPSKRRYPPPDAESREERKARHEERRARHEERRARHEERRARHGRHERREHYGERRDDRYRDDRYRDERHREDRDRDRDRGHRDHRDRRDRDHRYERRPPSPGVRPSEPTRERSPPVLE; from the exons ATGTACGAATCGTCGGG CCGTGGCGGTACGCGCGGAGGCCAGGCGGACTTTTCGTGGGATGTCGTGCGTGAGGACAAGCACCGCGAAAACTATCTAGGCAActcggtcgccgcgccgaaaGGGCGGTGGCAGCAGGGCCGCGATATCCAGTGGTACAACCGCGATGCGAGCGTAAAAGACAAGGAGGCCGCTGCCGagaagcgccgcaaggagctgctcgaggtgaagcaggccgagcaggacgcTATGAACGAGGTTCT cggcggcgcactgagcggcgcaccgagtGTCGGCTCGGCCCTCGCCGAAGGTtcgcacgacgcgccggcgcgtacTGGCGCCAACGCCGCACCGATCGACCCCTCCAAGCGACGATACCCCCCGCCTGACGCAGAGTCGCGTGAGGAACGCAAAGCGCGGCAcgaagagcgccgcgcacggcatgaagagcggcgtgcgcggcacgaggagcggcgtgcgcggcatgggcggcacgagcgacgcgagcaTTACggtgagcgccgcgacgaccgctACCGCGACGACCGCTATCGCGACGAGAGGCACCGTGAGGACCGTGACCGTGACCGTGACCGCGGCCACCGTGACCaccgcgaccgccgcgaccgcgaTCACCGCTacgagcgccgcccgccCTCGCCGGGCGTTCGCCCGTCCGAGCCTACGCGTGAACGTTCCCCCCCCGTACTCGAGTAA
- the RPS20 gene encoding 40S ribosomal protein S20 (COG:J; EggNog:ENOG503P3VF), which yields MSYVAKDKDVDATAAPVKLHKIRITLTSRNVKSLEKMSSDLINRSKDKKLHVKGPVRLPTKVLAHTTRKSPCGEGSKTWDHYELRIHKRLIDLHSPSEVVKQITSTALEPGVEVEITILSN from the coding sequence ATGAGCTACGTCGCCAAGGACAAGGATGTTGACGCCACTGCGGCTCCCGTGAAGCTCCACAAGATCCGCATCACTCTCACGTCGCGCAACGTGAAGAGCCTGGAGAAGATGAGCAGCGATCTCATCAACCGCTCCAAGGACAAGAAGCTCCACGTCAAGGGCCCCGTCCGTCTTCCCACCAAGGTGCTCGCGCACACCACCCGCAAGTCGCCTTGCGGTGAGGGTTCGAAGACCTGGGACCACTacgagctgcgcatccACAAGCGCCTGATCGACCTGCACAGCCCTAGCGAGGTTGTCAAGCAGATCACCTCGACTGCGCTTGAGCCTGGTGTTGAGGTGGAGATTACCATTCTCTCCAACTAA